One window of Flavobacterium dauae genomic DNA carries:
- a CDS encoding RteC domain-containing protein produces the protein MEKCFYKDVLERIQKEEKAIGMLTGSIIDESYRMISYLQDILNELKISLCEKGFKNEKEEIVFFKEVKPQILGKLIYYNKVYRIETTCPVSNGKIYYSYFSAQLANLKREYIEHICNSDFYRYYRSGRTDRDDTYFKRGNINYHDGLNSIVFEIDPEFSTFYDYKTARIIANELLYTYLLTKINPDENPDSILQKPANSKDIFWTDSKNALIELIYALYACGVISHGKIGVRKISLMFQILFGITLGDLHHSFHRMKTRSGSRTAFLDQLKTSLEDYMDKDL, from the coding sequence ATGGAAAAATGTTTTTACAAAGATGTATTAGAAAGAATACAGAAAGAAGAGAAAGCAATCGGAATGTTAACGGGAAGTATAATTGATGAGTCTTACCGGATGATTTCTTATTTACAAGACATATTAAATGAATTGAAGATTTCTCTCTGCGAAAAGGGCTTTAAAAATGAGAAAGAAGAAATAGTCTTCTTTAAGGAGGTTAAACCACAAATTCTCGGAAAGCTTATCTACTACAATAAAGTCTATCGGATTGAAACAACCTGTCCGGTCAGCAACGGTAAAATCTATTACAGTTATTTTTCTGCCCAATTAGCAAATTTAAAAAGAGAGTACATTGAGCACATATGTAATTCTGACTTTTACAGGTACTATCGCTCGGGACGTACTGACCGTGACGACACCTATTTCAAAAGAGGGAACATCAATTACCACGACGGACTGAACAGTATCGTTTTTGAGATAGATCCTGAATTTTCCACTTTTTACGATTACAAGACTGCAAGAATAATTGCCAACGAATTGCTCTACACTTATCTGCTGACTAAAATCAATCCCGATGAAAATCCAGATTCTATTTTACAAAAGCCGGCAAATTCTAAAGATATCTTTTGGACAGACAGTAAAAATGCACTTATCGAATTGATTTATGCTCTTTACGCCTGCGGCGTTATCTCTCACGGTAAAATCGGTGTCCGGAAAATAAGCCTGATGTTCCAAATTCTATTCGGTATTACTCTTGGAGACCTGCATCACTCTTTCCACAGAATGAAAACCCGGAGCGGTTCCCGAACTGCATTTTTGGACCAGCTCAAAACTTCGTTGGAAGATTATATGGATAAAGATCTTTAA
- a CDS encoding DUF3945 domain-containing protein, giving the protein MSEETNKQEVPEQLSDILLVLDKEKKKIQAVQQMDENGKMKMINPTKRNQNLFMRVDRHGDFISNFFSNFISQLKDPTKFSFFKVTEPMSLDLAKALQKEVNHPTSEGKELMDKHELKTEQKNQKDMATTETTTEQNQYRCTAEQIDWETVKNLGLSKEYLEKRNLLEPLLKGYKTNELVGISARIDGISRPLRVEGRLSLIPREDGKFVPDLYPTKKQPNLYSEFFGHKFTDEDKKNLLETGNMGRVVDLKNTKTGELIPSIISIDKLTNDVIALRTDFIKIPDEIKGVKLDDAQKQILMEGKPLFIKGMTSTKGTPFDANVQYNADKRYVEFLFDRNQNNSQTQSKQQSQPEEAPKTFRGKKLDNEQQDKLKEGQSVYVELTDKKGQPYQGYITLNKATGKPFFEFPSQYKERVQATEAHKTQTEVNSKGKTNEATKNLKEPLQKGQQRPKNEKQQEKQDKPKAPAKSRGKKVS; this is encoded by the coding sequence ATGAGCGAAGAAACAAACAAACAGGAGGTGCCCGAACAGCTATCGGACATCTTATTGGTACTGGACAAAGAAAAAAAGAAAATCCAGGCTGTACAGCAAATGGATGAAAATGGAAAAATGAAGATGATCAATCCCACAAAAAGAAACCAGAACTTGTTTATGCGAGTGGATCGGCACGGTGACTTTATTTCCAATTTTTTCTCCAACTTCATCAGTCAGTTAAAGGATCCTACCAAATTTTCTTTTTTCAAAGTGACTGAACCGATGTCTTTGGATCTTGCCAAAGCCTTGCAGAAAGAAGTAAACCACCCCACTTCCGAAGGAAAAGAACTGATGGACAAACACGAACTCAAAACAGAACAGAAAAATCAAAAAGATATGGCAACAACAGAAACAACCACAGAACAAAATCAGTACCGCTGCACTGCGGAACAAATTGATTGGGAAACCGTGAAAAATCTTGGACTGAGCAAGGAATATCTTGAAAAAAGAAACCTGCTCGAACCTTTGTTAAAAGGTTACAAAACTAATGAACTTGTAGGAATTAGTGCAAGAATTGACGGTATCTCCCGCCCTCTTCGCGTAGAAGGTCGTCTATCGTTAATTCCACGTGAAGATGGAAAATTTGTTCCAGATCTTTACCCGACTAAAAAGCAACCCAATCTCTATTCTGAGTTTTTCGGACACAAGTTCACTGATGAGGATAAGAAAAACCTGCTCGAAACAGGCAATATGGGGCGGGTGGTCGATTTAAAGAATACCAAGACAGGCGAATTGATACCGTCCATTATCAGTATAGACAAACTGACAAATGATGTTATCGCGTTACGGACGGATTTTATCAAAATCCCTGATGAAATCAAAGGAGTGAAATTGGATGACGCACAAAAACAAATTCTAATGGAGGGTAAACCTTTATTCATCAAGGGAATGACTTCTACAAAAGGAACTCCATTTGATGCAAATGTTCAATATAACGCAGATAAAAGATACGTTGAGTTTCTGTTTGACCGAAATCAAAACAATAGTCAAACTCAAAGTAAGCAACAATCCCAACCAGAGGAAGCTCCGAAAACCTTTAGAGGAAAGAAACTGGATAATGAGCAGCAGGATAAGCTCAAAGAGGGTCAATCCGTATATGTTGAACTGACCGATAAAAAAGGGCAACCCTATCAAGGCTATATTACACTGAATAAAGCCACTGGAAAACCATTCTTTGAGTTTCCCAGCCAGTATAAGGAACGTGTGCAAGCTACCGAAGCTCACAAAACGCAAACGGAGGTCAATTCCAAAGGCAAAACCAATGAAGCAACTAAAAACCTCAAAGAGCCTTTACAAAAAGGACAGCAAAGACCGAAGAATGAAAAGCAACAGGAGAAACAGGATAAGCCGAAAGCACCTGCAAAATCAAGAGGTAAAAAAGTAAGTTAA
- a CDS encoding helix-turn-helix domain-containing protein codes for MNIDRMEFLAWMERIMDRFDMIGDRIDTLKKKRNSIDGEELLDNQDLMQMLRISPRSLQRYRSIGKLPYYTISGKLYYKLSDVHQFIRESFNK; via the coding sequence ATGAATATAGACAGAATGGAATTTTTGGCGTGGATGGAGCGTATAATGGACAGGTTTGATATGATCGGCGACCGGATTGACACCTTAAAAAAGAAACGCAACAGCATAGACGGTGAAGAATTGCTCGATAATCAGGATTTAATGCAGATGCTCAGAATAAGTCCCCGTTCCCTGCAACGCTACCGTTCCATTGGCAAACTTCCTTATTATACCATATCCGGCAAACTTTACTATAAACTATCCGATGTACATCAATTTATCAGAGAGAGTTTTAACAAGTAA
- a CDS encoding helix-turn-helix domain-containing protein, which produces MKIVTIEEEAWQQLNSRINGIADYLKSLDDTSYDDLWLNNHEVCQYLHLSEKTLWRMRTKGEITYSKIYGQYFYTIGAIKEMLNANAIQSSDEYVEELMAKGKSYIEKGRKLKSTNQ; this is translated from the coding sequence ATGAAAATAGTAACCATTGAAGAAGAAGCATGGCAACAGCTCAACAGCCGCATTAATGGTATTGCTGATTATCTGAAAAGTCTGGATGATACAAGCTATGACGATCTCTGGCTCAATAACCACGAGGTATGTCAATACCTTCACCTCAGCGAAAAAACACTGTGGCGTATGCGTACCAAAGGCGAAATCACTTACTCCAAAATCTATGGGCAGTACTTCTATACCATCGGAGCAATTAAGGAAATGCTCAATGCCAATGCAATTCAAAGTAGTGATGAGTATGTGGAGGAACTGATGGCAAAAGGCAAAAGTTATATTGAAAAAGGAAGAAAACTGAAATCAACCAACCAATAA